One part of the Tachyglossus aculeatus isolate mTacAcu1 chromosome 26, mTacAcu1.pri, whole genome shotgun sequence genome encodes these proteins:
- the TTC9B gene encoding tetratricopeptide repeat protein 9B — translation MQRDALSPVLMLSAAPEPPPPRPPPSHSPPVPSSRHGLARPGSAPEPSGGAGGALDNSLRAAVAFKAEGQRCYREKKFREAIGKYHRALLQLKAAQGARPPGPPASGPGPGPGPGPARLSDEQRRLVESTEMECYDSLTACLLQSELVNYERVREYCLKVLEKQEGNFKATYRAGIAFYHLGDYGRALLYLREARSREPTDTNVLRYIQLTEMKMTRCSRERDGDKKVLG, via the exons ATGCAGCGCGACGCGCTGTCCCCGGTGCTGATGCTGAGCGCGGCCCCCGAACCTCCGCCACCCCGCCCTccgccctcccactcccccccggTCCCGAGCTCCCGGCATGGCCTCGCTCGGCCGGGCTCGGCCCCGGAGCCCTCCGGGGGCGCGGGCGGGGCCCTGGACAACAGCCTGCGGGCCGCCGTGGCGTTCAAGGCCGAGGGCCAGCGCTGTTACCGCGAGAAGAAGTTCCGCGAGGCCATCGGCAAGTACCACCGGGCCTTGTTGCAGCTGAAAGCGGCGCAGGGAGCCCGTCCGCCAGGACCGCCCGCTTCGGGCCCCGGTCCCGGtcctggccccggccccgcccgcctCAGCGACGAGCAGCGGCGCTTGGTGGAGAGCACCGAAATGGAGTGCTATGACAGCCTCACGG CCTGCCTGCTCCAGTCGGAGCTGGTGAACTACGAGCGGGTCCGGGAATACTGCCTcaaagtgctggagaagcaggagGGCAACTTCAAGGCCACGTACCGCGCAGGCATCGCCTTCTACCACCTGGGCGACTACGGCCGCGCCCTGCTCTACCTAAGGGAAGCTCGCAGCCGGGAACCCACGG ACACCAACGTCCTCCGCTACATCCAGCTCACGGAGATGAAGATGACGCGCTGTAGCCGGGAGCGGGACGGCGACAAAAAGGTGCTGGGCTGA
- the MAP3K10 gene encoding mitogen-activated protein kinase kinase kinase 10 produces the protein MEAEELAGAAGWVAATGGPFWTAVFDYEASGEEELTLRRGDRVRVLSQDCAVSGDEGWWTGQLPGGRVGVFPSNYVAPAAGDGGPGRAVTPEAQPPEIPFQELHLEEMIGVGGFGKVYRARWRGEEVAVKAARLDPERDPAAAAEQVRQEARLFGALRHPNIIALRGACLRPPNLCLVMEYARGGPLSRALAGRRVPPHVLVNWAVQVARGMAYLHGGAPVPIIHRDLKSINVLILEKIENSDLSDKVLKITDFGLAREWHKTTKMSAAGTYAWMAPEVIRLSLFSKSSDVWSFGVLLWELLTGEVPYREIDALAVAYGVAMNKLTLPIPSTCPEPFARLLEECWDPDPHSRPGFGSILARLEAIEQSALFQMPLESFHSLQEDWKLEIQHMFDDLRTKEKELRSREEELLRAAQEQKSQEEQLRRREQELAEREIDIVERELHLIMCQMSQEKPRVKKRKGHFKRSRLKLRDGNHISLPSGFEHKITVQASPTLDKRKGLGADGCSPPASPSIIPRLRAIRLTPVDGSRTWGRSAAVKKEELVGSKKKGRTWGPSTTLQKERVGGEERLKALGEGTKQWSSSAPNLGKSPKHVPVTPGFASLTEMEELAEPDEASIPPSPSNNPSYLTLPLPGDEALPGRSPWGPEEPGPTPGRCGGPRKRSELALLGCATILGAVALGGDVAEAWGAEGEEEDCQEEEDHHHQERRRRRRESLFPRAGRFYRGVTSPPGRWAGRREEAEAVPGLAPSATLVSLSSLSDCNSTRSLLRSDSDEAQPVAAGTEPDTPPPNAAAAKGTNPLVDLEVESFKKDPRQSLTPTHVTAARAVPRGHRRTPSDGALRQLVQAQPRPVPEGAQGLGPPDFPRLPDPQALFPARRRAPDPPGGPTERPTSLAFAPRPRPAVSRSRPDPWKLVSVGWTLGPSPTPGAAETPGTPARPTLMDMDMDGQSLDSTVPLCGAVPPPCSQLEADASR, from the exons ATGGAGGCGGAGGAGCTGGCGGGGGCAGCGGGCTGGGTGGCTGCCACCGGCGGCCCTTTCTGGACGGCCGTCTTCGACTACGAGGCGTCGGGCGAGGAGGAGCTGACCCTGCGCCGCGGGGACCGCGTGCGCGTCCTGTCCCAGGACTGCGCCGTGTCCGGCGACGAGGGCTGGTGGACCGGACAGCTGCCCGGAGGGCGAGTCGGCGTCTTCCCCAGCAACTACGTGGCCCCGGCGGCGGGGGacggagggccgggccgggccgtgaCCCCCGAGGCCCAACCGCCGGAGATCCCCTTCCAGGAGCTGCACCTGGAGGAGATGATCGGCGTGGGCGGCTTCGGCAAGGTCTACCGGGCCCGGTGGCGCGGGGAGGAGGTGGCCGTCAAGGCCGCCCGGCTGGACCCCGAGCGGGACCCCGCCGCCGCGGCCGAGCAGGTGCGGCAGGAGGCCCGGCTGTTCGGGGCCCTGCGCCACCCCAACATCATCGCCCTGCGCGGGGCCTGCCTGCGACCCCCAAACCTGTGCCTGGTCATGGAGTACGCCCGGGGCGGCCCGCTCAGCCGGGCCCTGGCCGGACGCCGCGTGCCCCCGCACGTGCTCGTCAACTGGGCCGTGCAGGTGGCGAGGGGCATGGCCTACCTGCATGGCGGGGCGCCCGTGCCCATCATCCACCGGGACCTCAAGTCCATCAACG tcCTCATCCTGGAGAAGATTGAGAACAGTGACCTGTCGGACAAGGTGCTGAAGATCACAGACTTTGGACTGGCACGGGAGTGGCACAAGACGACCAAGATGAGTGCGGCGGGCACCTACGCCTGGATGGCACCCGAGGTCATCCGCCTGTCCCTCTTCTCCAAGAGCAGCGATGTCTGGAG CTTCGGGGTGCTGCTGTGGGAGCTGTTGACGGGGGAGGTGCCATATCGAGAGATCGACGCCCTCGCCGTGGCCTACGGGGTGGCCATGAACAAGCTGACCCTGcctatcccctccacctgccccgAGCCCTTCGCCCGCCTCCTGGAAG AGTGCTGGGACCCCGACCCCCACAGCCGGCCGGGCTTCGGCAGCATCCTGGCCCGGCTGGAGGCCATCGAGCAGTCAGCGCTGTTCCAGATGCCCCTCGAGTCCTTCCACTCGCTACAAGAGGACTGGAAACTGGAGATCCAGCACATGTTCGATGACCTGCGGACCAAGGAGAAG gagttgcggagccgggaggaGGAGCTGCTGCGGGCGGCCCAGGAGCAGAAGTCGCAGGAGGAGCAGCTGCGGCGGAGGGAGCAGGAGCTGGCCGAGCGCGAGATCGACATCGTGGAACGGGAGCTGCACCTCATCATGTGCCAGATGAGCCAGGAGAAACCGCGCGTCAAGAAGCGCAAGGGCCACTTCAAGCGCAGCCGCCTCAAACTGCGTGACGGCAACCACATCAGCCTGCCATCGG GCTTTGAGCACAAGATCACAGTCCAGGCTTCCCCGACGCTCGACAAGAGGAAGGGTCTGGGAGCTGACGGCTGCAGCCCCCCGGCCAGCCCCAGCATCATTCCCCGTCTGCGGGCCATTCGCC TGACGCCCGTGGACGGCAGCCGGACGTGGGGCCGCAGTGCGGCTGTGAAGAAGGAGGAGCTGGTGGGCAGCAAAAAGAAGGGGCGAACGTGGGGCCCCAGCACCACGCTACAGAAGGAACGtgttggtggggaggagag GCTGAAGGCCCTTGGAGAAGGCACCAAGCAGTGGTCATCCAGTGCTCCCAATCTGGGCAAATCCCCCAAGCACGTGCCTGTCACCCCCGGCTTCGCCAGCCTCACCGAGATGG AGGAGCTGGCGGAGCCGGATGAAGCCAGCATCCCGCCGTCACCCTCCAACAAcccgtcctacctcaccctcCCGCTGCCCGGCGACGAGGCCCTGCCGGGCCGGAGCCCCTGGGGCCCCGAGGAGCCGGGCCCGACCCCGGGCCGCTGCGGGGGTCCACGCAAGAGGAGCGAGCTGGCCCTGCTGGGCTGCGCCACCATCCTGGGCGCCGTGGCCCTGGGGGGCGATGTGGCCGAGGCCTGGGGggcggagggcgaggaggaggactgccaggaggaggaggaccaccaccaccaggaacggcggcggcggcgccgggaGAGCCTGTTCCCCCGGGCCGGGCGCTTCTACCGTGGGGTCACCAGCCCTCCGGGCCGCTGGGCCGGACGCCGGGAGGAGGCCGAGGCGGTGCCCGGCCTGGCCCCGTCGGCCACGCTGGTCTCCCTGTCCTCGCTCTCCGACTGCAACTCCACCCGCTCGCTGCTGCGCTCCGACAGCGACGAGGCCCAGCCCGTGGCCGCTGGCACGGAGCCTGACACGCCTCCCCCCAATGCCGCCGCCGCCAAGGGCACCAACCCCCTGGTGGACCTGGAAGTGGAGAGCTTCAAGAAGGACCCGCGCCAGTCGCTGACCCCGACCCACGTGACGGCCGCCCGGGCCGTGCCTCGCGGGCACCGCCGCACGCCCTCGGACGGGGCCCTCCGCCAGCTGGTGCAGGCCCAGCCGCGGCCGGTGCCCGAGGGCGCCCAGGGACTCG GACCCCCGGACTTCCCCCGCCTGCCCGACCCCCAGGCCCTCTTCCCAGCCCGGCGCCGGGCCCCGGACCCACCCGGGGGTCCCACGGAGCGCCCCACCAGCCTGGCCTTCGCCCCCCGGCCGCGCCCGGCCGTCAGCCGCTCCCGCCCGGATCCCTGGAAACTGGTCTCCGTCGGCTGGACCCTCGGCCCCTCGCCCACCCCAGGCGCGGCCGAGACGCCGGGGACCCCTGCCCGCCCCACGCTCATGGACATGGACATGGACGGGCAGAGTCTGGACAGCACGGTGCCCCTCTGCGGGGCGgtgccccctccctgctcccagctgGAGGCCGATGCATCCCGCTGA